A region of Gracilinanus agilis isolate LMUSP501 chromosome 3, AgileGrace, whole genome shotgun sequence DNA encodes the following proteins:
- the LOC123239292 gene encoding zinc finger protein 300-like — translation MPVFHWTVNEWSPVLPLTLFKGSITFKDVAVDFTQEEWGLLDHSQRELYREVMLENVQNLLSVGLPVPREIFISCFQQGEAPWLLEQEGPRSSCPEAEMNFEVNEMTTELSLFVEGCGPQRYTNEGFCDFILREICDSNIKVNKNPESDCEFDETTEKFSQYPVLNQYMKLTSGNDCYQNSEYSNCFPEEVGLNQSLEKPPEMFMYQGNLGGMDFGWSLDLIRHPENKFVTMASMSNKSGKPSQNSELAAHQIIHSGEKPYECQQCGKAFTDRGSLVKHQRIHTGEKPYECKQCGKAFTVKGSLDRHQTVHTGEKPYECQQCGKAFTDRGNLAVHQRIHTGEKPYPETLPKPTAGKSQALVQGIPARGSKPWQDSPQCWPMEAQTKQNSQSIG, via the exons ATGCCAGTATTTCACTGGACTGTGAATGAGTGGTCTCCAGTGCTGCCTCTGACCCTCTTCAAG GGGTCaataacattcaaggatgtggctgtggacttcacccaggaggagtggggCCTGTTGGACCATTCTCAGAGAGAGCTGTACAGggaggtcatgctggagaatgtgcagaatctactctctgtgg GTCTTCCAGTTCCTAGAGAAATTTTTATCTCCTGTTTTCAGCAAGGGGAAGCACCATGGCTGCTAGAGCAAGAAGGCCCAAGAAGCTCCTGTCCAG aggcTGAGATGAATTTTGAAGTAAATGAGATGACTACAGAGCTGAGCCTTTTTGTGGAAGGATGTGGCCCCCAAAGATACACGAATGAGGGTTTCTGTgacttcattttgagagaaatctgtgactctaatatcaaagtaaataaaaatccaGAGAGTGACTGTGAATTTGATGAGACTACAGAGAAATTCAGCCAATATCCAGTCCTAAATCAGTATATGAAATTGACCTCAGGAAATGACTGTTATCAGAATAGTGAATACAGCAACTGCTTTCCTGAAGAAGTAGGACTTAATCAGTCACTTGAGAAACCTCCTGAAATGTTCATGTATCAAGGTAACCTAGGGGGAATGGACTTTGGCTGGAGTTTAGACCTCATTAGACATCCAGAAAATAAATTTGTAACGATGGCTTCTATGAGTAATAAAAGTGGGAAACCTAGTCAGAACTCTGAGCTTGCTGCACATCAAataatccactctggagagaaaccttatgaatgtcaacagtgtggaaaggcattcacagATAGGGGCTCTCTTgttaaacatcagagaattcacaccggagagaaaccttatgaatgtaaacaatgtggaaaggctttcacagttaAGGGCTCTCTTGACAGACATCAGAcagtccacactggagagaaaccttatgaatgtcaacagtgtggaaaggctttcacagataGGGGCAATCTTGCTGTacaccagagaatccacactggagagaagcctt atcctgagaccctgcctaagccaacagcaggtAAGTCTCAAGCCCTGGTCCAAGGCATCCCAGCAAGAGGCTCTAAGCCCTGGCAAGACAGTCCGCAGTGCTGGCCTATGGAAGCCCAGACCAAGCAAAATAGCCAGAGCATCGGGTAA